The DNA region AACGGAGGTAGGGGCATGCGCGGAAGGACGTTGAGGCTTGCCGCAGGGGTGCTGGTCGCAGCACTAGCGGCAGCGATGGCGGTTGGGATTGCGGGGTGCGGTTCGTCGTCGACGAGCTCGAGCAGCACGGGGTCGGCGGCATCCGCGCCGATCAAGATCGGAGCGATCGTCTCGCTCACAGGTTCCTACGCGGGTATCGGCACACCGCAGAAGCAAGTCATTGAGATGGAAGTAAAGCGCATCAATGACGCGGGTGGCATCAACGGCCACCAAGTCCAGGTCCTCGTCGAGGACGACGGCACAGACGAAGCCAAGGCTGTGGCCGCAGCGACCAAGCTCATCGAGCAGGACAAGGTCGTCGCTCTCATCGGCTCCTCCGGTACCGGGCCTTCGATGGCCATTCGGCCCGAGGTAGA from Coriobacteriia bacterium includes:
- a CDS encoding ABC transporter substrate-binding protein, with the translated sequence MRGRTLRLAAGVLVAALAAAMAVGIAGCGSSSTSSSSTGSAASAPIKIGAIVSLTGSYAGIGTPQKQVIEMEVKRINDAGGINGHQVQVLVEDDGTDEAKAVAAATKLIEQDKVVALIGSSGTGPSMAIRPEVDRAGIPQVSMAGGNAITGTFDPLVFQTAWTNGLVAPF